The following are encoded together in the Lathyrus oleraceus cultivar Zhongwan6 chromosome 3, CAAS_Psat_ZW6_1.0, whole genome shotgun sequence genome:
- the LOC127126703 gene encoding glyceraldehyde-3-phosphate dehydrogenase A, chloroplastic yields the protein MASATFSVAKPAIKANGKGFSEFSGLRNSSRHLPFSRKSSDDFHSLVTFQTNAVGSSGGHKKSLVVEAKQLKVAINGFGRIGRNFLRCWHGRKDSPLDVIAINDTGGVKQASHLLKYDSTLGIFDADVKPVGTDGISVDGKVIKVVSDRNPANLPWKELGIDLVIEGTGVFVDREGAGRHITAGAKKVLITAPGKGDIPTYVVGVNADAYTHADDIISNASCTTNCLAPFVKVLDQKFGIIKGTMTTTHSYTGDQRLLDASHRDLRRARAAALNIVPTSTGAAKAVALVLPTLKGKLNGIALRVPTPNVSVVDLVVQVSKKTFAEEVNEAFRESAAKELTGILSVCDEPLVSVDFRCTDVSSTVDSSLTMVMGDDLVKVIAWYDNEWGYSQRVVDLADIVANNWK from the exons ATGGCTTCGGCTACTTTCTCTGTAGCCAAACCAGCTATTAAG GCAAATGGGAAAGGCTTCTCTGAATTCTCTGGTCTCCGCAACTCTTCAAGACATCTTCCCTTTTCTAGAAAATCTTCAGATGATTTTCATTCTCTTGTTACCTTCCAGACCAATGCA GTTGGAAGTAGTGGAGGACACAAGAAAAGTCTTGTAGTGGAAGCAAAACAACTGAAGGTAGCCATAAATGGATTTGGAAGAATTGGAAGGAACTTCTTGAGATGTTGGCATGGTCGCAAGGACTCGCCTCTTGATGTCATTGCCATCAATGACACCGGAGGTGTAAAGCAAGCTTCTCACCTTCTCAAGTATGATTCCACACTTGGAATCTTTGATGCTGATGTTAAGCCTGTTGGTACTGATGGCATCTCAGTTGATGGAAAGGTTATCAAAGTTGTCTCGGACCGCAACCCTGCCAACCTTCCTTGGAA GGAGTTGGGGATAGACTTGGTGATTGAAGGAACTGGAGTGTTTGTGGACAGAGAAGGTGCAGGGAGGCACATTACAGCAGGGGCTAAGAAGGTTCTCATCACTGCCCCCGGAAAAGGAGACATCCCTACTTATGTGGTTGGTGTCAATGCTGATGCTTACACCCACGCCGACGACATTATCAGCAATGCTTCTTGCACCACTAACTGCCTTGCTCCCTTTGTCAAGGTCCTTGATCAGAAATTCG GTATTATCAAGGGTACCATGACTACCACTCACTCCTACACCGGTGACCAACGGCTTCTTGACGCGAGCCACCGTGACCTAAGGCGTGCGAGAGCAGCAGCCCTCAACATAGTCCCAACATCAACAGGAGCAGCTAAAGCAGTGGCCCTTGTCCTCCCAACACTCAAAGGCAAGCTCAACGGTATTGCGCTTCGTGTGCCAACACCAAACGTTTCGGTGGTGGACCTCGTCGTTCAAGTCTCAAAGAAGACATTTGCTGAAGAAGTGAATGAGGCTTTTAGAGAGAGTGCAGCCAAGGAGCTGACTGGTATTCTCTCGGTCTGTGACGAGCCACTCGTGTCTGTAGATTTTAGGTGCACCGATGTGTCGTCTACCGTTGATTCGTCATTGACAATGGTCATGGGCGATGACTTGGTTAAGGTGATTGCTTGGTATGATAATGAGTGGGGTTACTCACAAAGGGTTGTTGATTTGGCTGACATTGTTGCCAATAACTGGAAGTAA